Proteins co-encoded in one Prunus persica cultivar Lovell chromosome G6, Prunus_persica_NCBIv2, whole genome shotgun sequence genomic window:
- the LOC109949741 gene encoding uncharacterized protein LOC109949741, which produces MEPGTNNPFSYNLATSVNQNGSNLTPMSSSFHNLWSHFNDVNQCEVDWQSLCSAGFETGASSAYQFPPNLPDNEGDLDQQQNVPVLPPPEWNFNDQCGLPNINVGGGNVENSNRGFMNNTNTVVAPPTLINNNNISHEQESVSDSDFSMLRRCLFTDEQGNYQSPSQQQDGGHDQLPYQVEVQDPAANQVPNLSADQVPNPGPYHVEDNAPNETISEPGMPTLFELEGDNTRFSYLSGKSTIRFYSNHNIHGMVIYGRMLIYCMVLYGMVILVAELWALFQGLKLAQRLLVTKLIVETDSTIVLPNHPLLTLLTLLLTLWPRWGIHCFVLPPDGITGVLQEDRDGLLRSRLIYV; this is translated from the exons CCAGGGACCAATAACCCATTCAGCTACAACCTTGCTACATCAGTAAATCAGAACGGTTCGAATTTAACTCCAATGTCTTCGAGCTTTCATAACTTGTGGTCTCATTTTAACGATGTAAATCAATGCGAAGTTGATTGGCAGTCGTTGTGTTCTGCTGGTTTTGAGACTGGTGCTAGTTCTGCATACCAGTTCCCTCCAAATTTGCCTGACAACGAAGGTGATCTTGATCAGCAACAAAATGTTCCAGTGTTGCCACCCCCAGAATGGAATTTTAATGACCAATGTGGTCTGCCAAATATCAATGTTGGAGGAGGAAATGTTGAAAATTCCAATAGAGGTTTCATGAATAATACTAATACTGTAGTTGCTCCCCCTACCttgatcaacaacaacaatatttCTCATGAACAAGAATCGGTCAGTGACAGTGATTTCTCCATGCTGCGCCGTTGTCTTTTCACGGATGAGCAGGGCAACTATCAATCTCCTTCTCAG CAACAAGATGGAGGTCACGATCAACTTCCTTATCAAGTTGAAGTGCAGGACCCTGCTGCGAACCAAGTTCCCAACCTTTCTGCGGACCAAGTTCCAAACCCTGGCCCATACCATGTCGAAGATAATGCACCTAATGAAACAATCTCGGAGCCAGGCATGCCTACTCTCTTTGAATTAGAGGGCGACAACACACGGTTTTCATACTTGTCAGGCAAGTCAACAATTAGATTTTATAGCAACCAT AACATACATGGGATGGTGATATATGGGAGGATGCTGATATATTGTATGGTGTTATATGGGATGGTGATTTTGGTGGCTGAACTGTGGGCGTTGTTTCAAGGTCTAAAACTAGCTCAAAGGTTGCTAGTGACAAAGCTTATTGTTGAAACTGATTCTACTATTGTCTTGCCGAATCACCCCCTCCTTACTTTGCTAACTTTGCTGCTGACTCTCTGGCCAAGATGGGGTATTCACTGCTTTGTTTTGCCTCCTGATGGTATTACCGGTGTTCTCCAAGAAGACAGGGATGGCCTTTTAAGGTCTAGATTGATTTATGTTTAG